One Nymphaea colorata isolate Beijing-Zhang1983 chromosome 12, ASM883128v2, whole genome shotgun sequence genomic window, CAAAGTATTGTTAACTTTTTTAACTTGCAttactttttatatatgttaatttgGCTCAATTAATTGATTGGAATCTTTGAATTTTGgttgtttattttaattttgcAAATGGGATGATAAGGAAACTTCCTTTTTattaattataaatattttggaaaaaaaaaacagtagtGATAGAATAAAATCATGTTATCGAGCACGTAGAGGTAAAAGATGAATAAGATGTTTTAACCAACTTAGAATGGAAAGCATGTGACAAATCTTAGTAAAGAAGagatttataaaaatataaaacctAGTAGGGACGTGGACAGGAAGGGAAGATGGATATGGAAGAATCATGCCAATGCAGGAACTCAATGGTACCTCGATCACTCCTATGAAGAAAAGCTTCTCATGATCGATGGACAAGACCAAAAATTTTGGCTTTCAAATTGCCAAGGGATGTAATGTTTGTCTGAAAGAAGATGAGTCCATTCCATTGCTGTAGAGCGAGACTGATTTGGAATAGGTTGGGAAGAAGGTTCAATTTAACCATTCCATTCCCACTTGGTCGTCCATGGCTGTGGCATGGTGGTGAAATAGAAGATTTCCTTCCACCTAGCATGAAAGGATATGGAGGATGGCTCTTCCAATAGTAGTTTGGAATATATGGAAAATCAGAGTCAATAACCTTCGTGACCCTAGGGATAGTTCAGATAGAAGTAGATTTTTTGGGGCTTATGGAACAATCTAAGAAACGATTGTATGGTTCTCGTTGGTTTAACAAGCATAGAATCGCCATTTGTTTGTGGCTCTCGTCGGGCATCCGACTGGAGCCTTGGCCTTCCTTTGGACCAACCGAATTCATAATTCAGTCGCTAGTGATTCTTGTATGCAGAAGCAAACAGAAAGTGGAGTTTGTCGGCATTAGATATGGatctttctcatatatatatcgATCAGATAGTTTAATTAAAGATGTACTCAGGCTGCATGCAGTAGGAACAAGGGGCGCTGACAGGTGTGGATGTTCAATGAGTCAAGCTAACTCACGCTTGACTTGAACTCATTTGGTTAagctcgagtcaagtttgaCTCCTTAGTTAAACAAGTGGAGTTCaagctagggctgcacacgagccaagtcgagctcgagttcagtcagctcgagctcggctcgacttaTATTCAaccagctcgactcgagctcgataCTAGTTTCATTActttaactcgagctcgactcgagaaATTTTTTTGATGCTCGAGGAGGTCGACTCCAGCGGCTCGACTTTTTATTTCTCCTTCACGGTGTTCCTCCAACACCCGCCATAAATGCGGCTCGTTTTACAACACCCGATAATGGCATTGCATTAATGCTGCGGGAGAAGAGAGATCTGGAGAGAGAAATGGGCGTggggagaaaagagaaaaagggaggcaTTGACATTAAATGCCAGAGAAAAAGTGTGTGtggggagaagagaaaaggtgagaaaaaagaaaatagggaggaaagaaaaataaaagagaaaaaggtgtgcgtggggagaagagaaaatgtagagaaaaaagggagggaagaaaaatgagagggaaagaaaacgaaatggaaacaaaaaaaaagaaaaaagagaggaaagaaaaatgagagggaaaaaagacgaaatgaaaataaaaacaaaaaaaaaactaaaaaaaaaattaaaatcaagtcgagtcgagtcgagtttaattgagtcgagttcttccaactcaaactcgactcgtttatttaCTCGTTTATTTActcttatatttttgaaaaattaaccTGGTAAGGATTTTGAAAACCATATATGATGGCCTTCCCAGGATAATATTTTAACAGTCGATGACCGTAATTTGATCAGACAAAGAAAACATGCACCTAATAGACCGGATTGGCAATTCTGGAGGTGTGCTGACAACACAGTCCATTCActcgtgaaaaaaaaaaaaactaatcaaCAAATAACAAAGTTGACCAACAGCGGGCTTTTTCATAGGACGTACATGCCTTTAGTTGGCAAGACGTGTCATTTTTGTCACAATAATTCAAGCCCATTCAGTTGTTTTGCACCCAATGCCATGCGGGGTGCGAAAGAGTTGAGTGTGGTCAGCAACACCGCACCTGACTAAAATCatctttttttcaaatgtgCACCTGACTAAAATCATCTTGACAAACTACACCCTGTCCTTTTTTCGTCCATTTTttgagagtttttttttttaattataacaaATAGGGCACGCAcgatcttctctctctctgccctgCGACTCTTTCTTTCCGCTGGGACGCTGCGACTCTTCTTTGAGCCCTCTTCTCTAAGTCCAAAGCGAGTAGGGTTCACTCCAAATGTAGGCGGTTTCGGTGGAGTCTCGTCTCCCCTCCTCATTTGGTAAAACTACATTAATTGCTGCAGATGTAGTTTCTGTTTATAGGTAGGTTCTACGAAGTTGGCTCTGGTGGGGATTTTCCCGGGATTGTGTTCCCAAGCAGGCGTTTGGTTACCTTCGTCTAGTTTCACATTCCGGGTTTCCTCTCGGCTTGGCAATTGCTGTGGTGGaggttttgttgttttcctagTTTTTGGTCGCTTTTGGGCGTCCGATTCCCGCTCCGCCCTTTCTTGAATCTGATTCCCTCCACTTCCACCGGACAGTTTCCTTTTCCATGCTACGTGCTTCTCCGTCATGTCTTCTTCATCGGCTGCGTGGTCAGCTCTTTGTTtgggtaaactctctctctctctctctttgcagcgtattcttaggtttttattttcctcttgttcTGTTTTCAGTTTTAGTTATGATTCatgttaaattttcttttaagttttatttttgttgcagTGGTAAAAATAAATGCCATGTTTTTCTCTCGTGACATAGCAATAAAGATGCAGTCAGCCACGTACAACGTCAGAAAACTGAGGTAATCTTATCAGGAACTAGAAGCGTGTTGTTTATTCTCTTTTAAAAtggaaatgctttttttttaaagcttccTTGTAGCTCCTCTAATATTTTTTCTTCGGTATTACTCGTCGAATCATTGAAAATGTGAGAAGTTTATAGcaagcaaagaaaaaagaaaaattgtgaaaaaatgcAAGTCGTTTTACTACATTAGATTCATCACCAACCTCTTCAAAGAAGACAAAACGTTCCCTCTACCCATACTCATTGAAAGTGTCATGACGACGAGAGAGTCATGTGGATGGGTGAACAGAACCCAGTGAAGGACAACTCACTGTCAGATATTTGTCATGCACGTGACTTCAGCGCATGACATGCATCCCCTAACCCACTGACATGGGCATGTCATGAGTCTTATCTAAAATATATTGGCTTTGTCCATATAAGTAGCTTCTTGTCATGGGGGTAGTTAATATCTTTTGATGTGAAACACCATagctttttttattaataagtTACAAATTGGTTGTTTTCTTGCatcagtttttttattataaatattttttccttgattGATGAACGTTATGGGTTATGTTaaaaggggttggtgcaatggagGTTGGTAAGCGcctaatttttgttttgaatttttataaataaactCTCTAtagaataaaatattttcatactCACTAAACACGATGCTCTAGGGTTGGGCAATAGAATCTATGCTCCTTTACTGCtgcaattcttcttcttcttctttttcttctgtgtAATCTGCTATATACATAGCCACACAAATTAACATATGCACTGATGAATGTATGTACGTATAcgatcattttcaattcttctGCTTCTGCAGATCCTTTTCACTGACAAAGAGGCCATGGTAGCCGCAAGGCACTCTATGTGGAAGCTTAACAGATGCCACAATGTCGAGAGTAGGGGATTTGGCATCCATAACCACGAAACTCGACTCCCCACTTCCTTCATCATGTGTATAAGTTAAGACATAGCCATCGTCTTCGCCGCTGCCTTCTTCCTTCCCCACAAAAAATGGCTCTCCAGCAAAGCATCTTTGGCCAAAACTCCTGCCCACCAccaaattttgttaattttgttaataaaagtAAATCTGAGAAGAGAACACATTCCCTGAATAGACGGCATCCTGAGTTCACTTCACAAAGTCATAAGATGTATGTAAGTATGTGCATGTAAAATAGTTACAACTCAAAGTAACAATCTGAATTTATCATTTCAGTTTTTATCtttcaataagaaaaagaatgaaattggAAGAACTGATTACCTGGCCGCTACCACACAATCATTCCCACCGGCCAGATCGAAGTCCAGTTTGACGATGGCTGCGCACTTCCCGTTCGGATCTGCCTCCGCCATGAATGTGTAGCGGTTCTTCCTCCCCAGGAACTTGGGGTTGATCACCCCAAGCTCCAAGTTCCTTGCTGACAGCGGCTTCCTCCCCACCACCTTCCCTTCCCTGACGTTAATCCGCACCATTTCCACGCAGCAGTGCATCAGAtccatcctcatctccatcagGTGCTCCACCGACGTGATGTTCGCTGCCACCAACACCACCTCCTCCCCTCCCTTCTCGTCCCAAGCATTGACCGAGTGCACAAAGTTGAATCCCGGCACCTCAACCCACTTCATCTCCGACTCATCTTTGGCATAGCGTGGGATTATCCCCACGCGTGAGACTTTTCCGGCATCATATTTCATATATGCTCCGAATCCCGTGAATATTGCTAGTGGTTGCATGACGATCTGCATCTCGGGGAAGATGGCGTACCGCTCGGTGAGGGCCAAGTCGTGCACGAAGGAAGGCTGCGGGAAGGAGAAGATGGGCACGTCCGGTTGCTTCTTGCCATTGACTCCTATTCTGAAGTAGGTTAGAAACGGAGGGATCGGGCCATAACGGAAGGCGAAGACCTCGCCGGTGATAGGGTCGACCTTCGGGTGAGCAGTCATGCTCGGCTGGACCTTCCCGCCGAAGTCCCACCGGCCAACAGTCTCGATGTCGCCGTCCGGCGTGAGCTTCACGACGTAGGGGAGGTCCAACTCCTCCAACGCCATGAGCTTGTTGTTAAAAAATGCCAGGCTTGTATTGGCGAGCCCCACGCCATTCATGGGGTTGATCTGGCCGGTAAGCACCCTCACCGCGAACACGACAACCCTTGCAAACCTGGCGGCGCCTTCTAGGGCGAAGAAGTTGGGGTAGATGGGCAACcccgcctcctcctccttgtTGAACCTGTGCGTTCGGACGAAGCGGCTGCAGAACGTGGCGTGCCCACCAGAGATTCGGATGGCGTGCAACATCCCATCGCCGTCGAACGGATGGTAGGCGCCCATTGGGATGAACTGCGGGTTCGGCCCATTGCGGATGTAGGCGCCCTCGAGGCAACTGGGCAGCCGGCCTTCGACGGTGCATTTGGTGGGCGGCAGCTCGCCGACGGGGGCATTGTTGCCGGCCAAAACATCCTTAGGGTTGACGGACAACCGCAAGGGATGTCGTTCGACGAAATTTGTTATCAAATTGTCCAGACCATTGCAGAGCTTCACATgaagagatgatgatgatgctgtTCTGTTAGGTTGTCTAGCAGGGCGAGCAGCTTTCTCCAATGGTGGAGGTgctgctttttctcttttgccaTTGATTGGCTCTGTGGAAGGAGGTAAAGGAGATGGAGTTGCTACTGTTAGCACTGTGGTAGTGGAAGCAGTTTTTGGGGAGTGAGTTCGGAGTTGAGTTTGATCAGGTCCCCTTTCTAATCTGATGTTGGTAATAGTGGGAAAGGTGATGGCTAAGGAAGTGGCTTTAGGGGAGGAGAACTGAGGTTCAGTCGGGGAAATGGAGCATGGAAGGAAGAGGAGATGGCGTCCATTGTTGGTGGTGGGTAGAATTACAGAGAGGGTTCAACCTCAAGTTTTATAGCGATGAAGCGAGATTGGGGACCAGTGGAGCAGTGGTCTGGCGGCTAGCTACTCAAGAACAAGGGAACTGGCagattctttgaaaaataattgCATATCCACGCGTTTGTAGTGTAGTGGCCTTcacaaaaaatatcttttttaacTTAGATTATCAATCCCGGTTTCAAACCAAGAGGCTGTGATGTGGGCCACCAAATGCGGTGTCAATAGAATATATTGGAGATTTTTTAAgaagaaacaatttttttttgtttttgattttttcattttacgtTTTTCATTGTCAGTTGCAAAAGATttcctcttttttattaatttttttattaattaaaggtattttggtcattaattACGCACATTGCATGTGGACGGTTTGTTGGGAAAGTAGTGCATCAAAGGAAAAATGGGggcattttatttatttaaaaatatatatatattttgagaattctcctttttttaagtttaatttcTACCTTTTGGTTTTGTCGAAAGCAATGCCACTTTTAGTAGAAATAAATAtcttcaaaaccaaatgatgGGAAAAAAATGGCTTCAAATCTAAGAAATTAGTTTCATCGTTGTGAAAGAGGGCCAAACTCTCCACTTAACATCTTATCTCCAGAGCTTAAAGTTAGTATAAggcttgttttttgttgttttaagtGAAAGCTACTCAGTACCTTTGCGTTGCATGACACATGCCTTTTGAAATGGTTCAGGTCCCAATAGAAGTGGGTACAAAGAAGAGGTAAAAACGGTGCATGAGCCATGAGTCAAAGTGGGAGGAAGGAAGGGGCTGGGAAAAAGGCATTGGCCTTCCCATTAGTTAGTGAGGGGAGacacaaaaagagaaagtgcTAAGCCTAAGTTCATTGAGATttgaggtatatatatattatatattctcaccaacttttttttttttgtcgctttcttattattatttttcttttgttttggaaCTACCTTCCCATCTTAACTTGTGACTTTCAAGTCACGTTTGATAGCATAGGAcagtaaaattttgaagaaaaagttactataggaaaaagtgaaacctgAGAAGTTCGGCTTGTTTGGTGGGGAAATTTTTTCCAAGTTCAATGGAAAACACAGGGTAAAACTCTCTGTGTTTGACAAAGCAGGAAAAAATGGGGTAAAATTCTCACGATGTAGAGTCTTTTTCTTCTGAATCAAATGAGgcctaaaaacaaaaaaacctagagtttttgtctctttttccAAACAAGTATGGACGTATCGTGCACCGACCTTGGATTAGGTGGTTAATGCAGAGACTGattttgagaaagagagagaaatggcaGTATTCTTTCGtattgagagagagatggaagtACTTGGTCAACGGTGTTACAAAAAGCTCGACCTTGACTTACATAAAAAGTTTTGACACTTTGTTCCTTTATGCTGATGGTCTTTAGTAAGAGTAGCACCAATTTTGTTCCTTTCAATGCCATGGATGATCTTGGAGAGGCGGCTTCTACCCTCATAGTCACACATTTCTGAGTCTATCACTCTTGACTGGATGCCTTAAGTTGACAAGGTCAAGATGGGGCTTCTGCCTCTGCAAGGTAAAGTATCTTTCAATGGTAGTCCGCTTTACTCTTGTCTTCCATTCACAAAAAATGTACAACACACTCGGAAAAAAATAAGGGGCTTGGgttattttagaattttaaaaatatttttttagaccttttacttttttttatcaccctattttggtcattatataCCTttatgcagtttttttttttgctaggtGTAtgataatgaccaaaatacccttaattAAAGTAAAAcaatgatttttcctttttttataagATAAGAAGATgttataaaaaaagttaaaaagtccAACAAGTGAGTTCTCTCtttcaaaaatacttatttcAATATAATCTTGAAGGTCCTTCTTGAAGCTTCaatgtcaatttttttggactttaaaaaacaattttttttataaaaaataaaataccccaaatcttttttttttgttttagtacAGTTGTTGCACCACTCGGTGGAGGTCTATTAAATCTTGTTTGACCAAACTTTTTGGGGATGATCCACCTGCTCATGCCTCCAAACTACATCGGGTTGCTTTGCTTGGGACATTTTTTGCCTTGCTTCAAAAGTGTTGCTTTGTTTTTTAGGCAGTAGCATGCTTAAAAAACTAAGAGATTAACAACTAGAGTCCAAAATAAAAGACCTAAAGCCCACCCTCCACTGCTGCCCCACCTTAGGGACCTCGGCATGACTAaaattacattatatatatgacatttacAAAAACATTTCACTTGGCCTTGGTGAAAGTTTCGTAATTACATGGTGAGTTCCTGACTGCACATGGGTAGGGCCTATCTCGACCTCGACTTGACTAAAAAAACTCAAGCTTAGCGCAGCTCAACCTCCACTTGAGTCAATacactcaaacttgactcgacaATATAGCATTGAGTTCAATGCTCAACTcctttaactcgtttatgttaagctaacatgtctttttttttgctcatttaACTTTTCTCTCATTATATTTGAGCATTCATGATGGAATCGAGTCCATTTTTTGAGCCTTTTCAACTCATGATGGAATCGAGACCATTTGAGCCTtttcaactcgaactcgattcgatttcgagcatacatttgaatGAGTCGAGTTTTGACAAGCAAGTTTGAGTTGGCCTCAAGCTGGCTCGGCGTTGGACACTTTTTTCTAGTTAAAAAATGGGTCGTCCATTTGGACGGTAGAGACCGCATGTTCGGCTAGCATTGGCATGAGGAAagacgtataatatatatatatatatatatatatatatatatatatagttgagcAAGCTGCCTCTGCCAATCGGtagcttttttttctctctctctcactcactcacgGACAAATCTGCCTTAGTCAGGTCCAACCTCAAATGAGAACCCGACCCACTCGCTCACTTGAGTGAGCGGgtggagaaaagagaaagggccCCAGACTGTGCCCTACCCTCTCACTCACCTCTTTCAAATCAAAAGAAGAGGGTCCTTCCCtataaggaagaagacaaaaagagattgaagataaaaaaaaggtagaCTTGTTTAGGGATTGATCAAAAGACAAGGGAGTCattgagtgattttttttttttttttataagaaagtGTTATTCATCTCTTgtgtttattatttttctaaaaacagtAAAGTTATtgctactatatatatatatatatatatatatatatatatatatatatatatatatatatatatatatatatatatatatatatatatatagatataaagtATCTTTGCCTGTGGTGTTTTACGTGTGTTTTTTCACGTAAACTTGATGTGTatattttctattgttttattattaaaaCGTGTTTATTTATTATTAGAATTTCagcattatatttatatttgttattatcAAATTAGTTGGTTTGAGTTGGTTTATTGATGTGTTAATTGCATAATTATTGAATATATGTATGAAGTTTGAGAGCTTTTTATGGTAGTATAAGTATTGAACTGGATGGTTGTTGTCTTCTTAAGTTGGATTTTGTGAGTTCTTTTGTACGGTGGAAAACAACCGTAACACCTCCCACCACCATCCTTTTCTCGCCCTCCACCAGTCCTTCACGACCAGCAACGGAGCAGCTCTTCCTCTCCACCACCGGACGCCGCCGTTGCCCACCTTAATCACCAGCCCAACCTCCCCTATTCGAGCAGCGTCGCCTGCTCGCCACCACCAGACACCGCTGTCACCCACCTTAATCGCCCGCCCGACATCTCCCATTTGAGCTGCGTCGCTGGCTTGCCACCACCGAACACTGCCGTCGCCCACCTCAATCGCCGCCCGACCACCACCATCAGCTGCTGTCAGGTAAGGTTTCCGGCAGCTTTAAAATCCTCTTCCCCCCATGTTCCCATTTTATCTAACGGGGCCTCTGCCTCTGCCCTTTCCTCAAATCCTCAGCAGAACATAACATTCAAACACCCTCTCGCCACCATCGGACGCCCTCTTCCCCAGTCGCCACCGCGACAGGCAAGCCGTTCTCTGCCATCGCCGATTTCTCCATTGTTAGCTTCATACTCAATCGTGGTTAGCTTGTTGTGTTAGTTTTGTCTGCAAAGCATATTGCAAAAACATTAGCTGAAGTGTTGTTGTTGGGCTTGAGTGATTGTCCTTAATAGTGATGAAGATGGATGCTGGTAACCCTTGATTTGACGAAGGTTGATGTACGAGGCGATTGTGCTACCGTCCAAGATGCCCGTTGGAGGAGAGACGCCGAGGAGAGCATGTGCGGCCTTCTTCAAGCTAGATGCACATCGAGAACCTCAGATGGTAAGGAGGATGGACAGTCCCCTAGCCTTCTTCAGAATTGGCAGACAGAGAAAGTGAAAGTTAGAGCAATAAAACACAAGAATCTTAACTAGAAAACAGAAATAATCTTTCTTATTATTCATCCATGACATGCCCCCAAACAAGCATAATACATGGGTTTTTATAACAAAAcataaataattcaaaatttgaacagCAGAAAAATTCAAATTGTAAGTAACAGTAGAAATTCAACGAATTCCTGAACTCTTGCTCCCTCACAGAACAACTAGGAAAGAGGCATGTGTTATCTTGTAGCTTGAAAGGCGTTAACTTGCAAATCCATCGTTACGTGACCTTTCAATGTGTGGTTCCCACCATTTGCCCCTTAAGTTTACAAACTCTTCTTTCTATGTGGGTTTTTTATAGCCTTGCAAGGTAAGTCTACTTGAATAAGATAAAAGTAATTAATGAATTTGTCCTTGTAGCCTCCTTGCCTTGTATACATTCTTTGCATGCATGACTTGTATGCAtgaatttctttcttctcttgtaCATACGAATGGTTTCCTAACTCCACCACGCTATGAGGGCTGTTGTGGCGTCTGGAATCCTTTGTGTTTTTGCTGTTATGTGAACCTCGTTGGCCAAACCAGTAAGGGGCATGTGGACGGATGCAGGTTTAAATGGGTCCGCATCATCGACATCTAAAACCTAAGACCTTTGTCACCATTTAATCCCATACCACAGTTAAATGCCCAAGAACCTATTAGCTACAAGGAAGCCTCTCAATACGAAGAATAACAAGGAGCAATGGATAAAGAACTTCATGCCTTGCAGCGTAACTACTCGCCAGAaaggatcattttcatgttatcGGATCAAAATGGGTTTGCAAGCTCAAAACAATCTCGACAAAACTGTTGCTAGACATAAAGCTCGTCTCATGGCGAAAGGTTACCTTCAAGAGGCTCGAATTGATTTTACTGAGACTCTTAGTCCATTAGTCCAGTTATTGAATCCATTTTTGTGCCAATGTTTCTCTCTTTAGTCGCTCTGTTCAAATGAGTCatttaattttgttgatgttttcTTAAATGGATTTCTAATCGTGGAAGTTTATATGTTGCAGCCTCAAGGTTATAAAGACCCCAACCACCCAAATCATGTGTTTCCTCTTGTGAAAGCCTTGTTTTGGCTTAAAACAGGCACGTACATGCACCTTAGTCAATTTCTACAAGGCCGTGGATTTCGGATCTCCACCTCATATCTATCTGTATATATTTCTCAAGGATTCTAAGCCTTCATCCTTGTCTATGTGGACGACATGTTATTGCCAAGACCATCTAAGGAGGTAATATTGAAAGTTATTCTAGAATTGAAATTaacaacattttctcaaaaaagatgTAGGTAATGTTTCGTATTTTTTAGGAATTGAGGATATTTATTAAAATGATGTTGTTTACCTTTATAAAATGAATCATCTACTTAATATCCTGAAACAAACCCATATGGAGAATGCAAAGGCGTCGCTATACCTATGAGAACCACCTTTAAGGTTCATAAGGAAGGAATTCGTTA contains:
- the LOC116265238 gene encoding 9-cis-epoxycarotenoid dioxygenase NCED1, chloroplastic-like, encoding MGAYHPFDGDGMLHAIRISGGHATFCSRFVRTHRFNKEEEAGLPIYPNFFALEGAARFARVVVFAVRVLTGQINPMNGVGLANTSLAFFNNKLMALEELDLPYVVKLTPDGDIETVGRWDFGGKVQPSMTAHPKVDPITGEVFAFRYGPIPPFLTYFRIGVNGKKQPDVPIFSFPQPSFVHDLALTERYAIFPEMQIVMQPLAIFTGFGAYMKYDAGKVSRVGIIPRYAKDESEMKWVEVPGFNFVHSVNAWDEKGGEEVVLVAANITSVEHLMEMRMDLMHCCVEMVRINVREGKVVGRKPLSARNLELGVINPKFLGRKNRYTFMAEADPNGKCAAIVKLDFDLAGGNDCVVAARSFGQRCFAGEPFFVGKEEGSGEDDGYVLTYTHDEGSGESSFVVMDAKSPTLDIVASVKLPHRVPCGYHGLFVSEKDLQKQKN